AAACATTCCTTGTGGAACGTGGATTTGTTCCTTTCGGAGAGAAATACTAATTCTATGAAGGCCGAAAAATTTAAGCCTAACAGTAATCATCATGTGAATGATGAAGATCCATTTACACCCACTGTAAAGGTACAAGATGTCCACTTCGATGACGTCTTTACAAAGACTTCAACTGGTCCGTCTCCTGGCGAACTGTTACAAGCACTTACCACGTACAAAAGAGAATTTCCAGTATTATTTGACTTATATTATGTAACtgatatttaattttttttcagatcgGTAGCTAATGCCGGTTTTAATTTGGAACGTTTGGAAGTCATCGGTGACTCTATTTTGAAATTAGCAACCAGCATTCGCATCTACTGCGAATCCCCTAGCAATTTCCATGAGGGAAAAATGACCCTTTTACGCATCAACCAAGTGTGTAATGCAAATTTATTCAAATTGGGGAAAAGCAAATCCATTCCCCGGTTTATGGTTGCCACTaaatttttaccaaaagaaaattggctCTCTCCCTGCTATTTTCCCAACAACATTGACAGCGATATGGTaagtaaaacattttactagaattttattttaatctaattGAAGTATATTAAAGAATGGTTTCGATACCTAGGAAAGCTTGGTGAAACCTAACGGTAAATTATGGCAGAGAATTAGGAAGAAAACTATAGCGGATTCGGTGGAAGCATTGTTCGGTCTTTACCTTGCACATCACGGAATAAAAGGAGCCCTAAAGGTCATGCGGTGGATGGGGGTCAATGTTCCAGATCCCGGCGAAGGCTCCTTTTCCTTCGGTGGTTCTCCACCACATCCTTTGTTAGCTGACTTTCCCCAGGCTGAAAACCATCTTGAAGACCATCTTGCGGGTTTCGATGCTCTGGAACGCAGCATTAACTACACTTTCCGCAACCGTTTTTATCTACTTCAAGCCTTTAGCCATGCGTCATACCATAACAATCGGATGACCAGTTGCTATCAGCGTCTTGAATTTCTAGGCGATGCCGTCTttggtattcttttttttaatctctttaattatttatttaatgtcATCGTAACCTACTGCATTTCGTAGACTATCTGATTACTAAATACCTGTACGAGACACGTCTGTTTCAACTCACGCCCGGTGCACTTAGCGACATGAGATCGGCGTTAGTAAATAATGTCACTTTCGCCGTCTTGGCCGTACGCAATGGATTCCATCGGTTTTTAAAGCATATGGTCCCCAACATGCATCAGTCGATCGACGGTTTCGTTCAACAGCAGGAAATGTGTGACCATGCCATCCCTGACGaggtttcttcaattttgaaGACTCGATTACGATTAATTTTAGATTaaagctattttttgtttttcaaaaatttagtTTACCCTGGTAGGGACAGCAGACGATCCAATGGCCGAAGACACTGAAGTGCCCAAAGTGTTGGGTGACATTTTTGAATCGTTAGTCGGCGCCGTCTTTCTCGATTCAGACATGTCTTTGGATGTGGTTTGGCGAATTTTTTATCCGTTTATCCGTGACGAAATTGGTCAGTAGTTTTTCCCATTCGCACCTTGTTCCAAGTTAtataatttgtttatttttcaccGAAATTGTGCAGAGGCTTGCACTCGAACAGTTCCGAAATCTCCCATCAGGAAACTTCACGAAAAATATCCCGGCAAAGTGGAATTcaagtaataaaaaacaaaattttcgtTGTCTTTTATTACAATGGACGCAAAGATTGAATGGTTCTATTATCGCTTTTGATTATAGGAGCCTCGAAAAACTACCAGACGGTCGTGTTTGTGTAGGAGTGGAAATTATGAACAATGGCCAATTGTATAAAGCGGTGGGTAGAAATACTCGTATTGCTAAAAACACTGTTGCCAAGTATGCCATCAGTCTGCTTGAAAACTGATTACGACTTCGTCTGCACAAAGCCTCAATGTGGAGATTGTGCACGAATTTCACTCGTTACGTTGGCCCAGAATTCTATTTTCGGTACCAATTTGTTACCCCTACCAGTGACCTCAAGTGTATGTTAGACATCCAATAGGTATGTAACTAAAATAAAGTTAATTAATACAATAACAACagtaacaaaaaacaaaaacaagcaaaatggAGACGTTTTGCTTGTGCTAGTCGCGCTTGCACCAACATCGATAAAACATACTGAGGGAGGCAAACTGGATTATTCCAGTTCTGTTGTGAGACGAAAGCTGTAGAACAAAAGATTTCCGGTCAAACCAGTTCGAAGTCGTAAAACGTGAATTTCATTGCTTTTCTCGTCGGGTACACTCAATACGTTCCCTAATTCCAATCGTAGACTTTGAGTACACATGCATCCGTGGTTACATGTAATCACGGAAAACATGCTTGATCGGCCGGGCATGTCGTAATCAGCTATTTTACACGTAATACTGTACCTGAAGTACTCGTAACCATCACAAACTACCCCGGATACTGTCCAGACAGTTCAAGATTATGTCTGTGAGCATTAACGGAGGTGTGGTCTTATCGTGTCTGGCTACTCGAAAGACTTGCGGTAGCAACGCGAATTTGCTGCTTTTTGCTCATTGTATGCTTGacatggcaaaagaaattggtATTGTGAAATTGCACGGCAAGCCAACAGCTACCTACCAGTTCAGCTCGAGAACTTAGAGGAAATTTTTGCAATCGAAAAGAAGAGTCTTTATCGAACAAATTTGGACGTATGTTTAAGGAcaatttaaatcaattttaatgtgttttccttttggttGGCTGCCAGCAATTGTTGTACCTGAAACAACAGCTGTTGGAGAGGAGGAGGTTTAAAACGTTAATCAGTAGCCgaagtttctttttaatgttcAACTACCGAGGCGTCGAAAGTAATTGGACGCTACGCCTGTGGTTGGACTCCGAGAATAAAACTTGTTAAGGTCACAGGAACGAGGGCGGCACGTAGCATCAGGAAGGCGGAGgtataattttcatttatttttgaaaaattactgTTAAAATCATTTTCGAAGACATTAAATGTTGCTTATGTAACTGGCGGTCTGCAACCTTGACTCAGTGTATTGGTGGTAACTACCTTCCGACTTTGGTCACGTAGGCAATGACTAGCTGGGTCGTTCGATTACGCCATCGTCGATTAAACTGTTCCAGTTGGCTGTACTCAGATTACGTGGCGTGATTTCtcggtttcatttttttttctattctatttctttttgtcttacTGAGACCGGCAAAAATGCAGTTATTCCTTTTGCCACCGCAACTACTCGTGCCTCTCGTTTTGAAATGTACGTCTATttccaaacaaattttttttattgctttaaaTTCCAGACGAAAGCGGCCAATAGGCATGGAGGACAAACTTTTCACCCAGGACAGAAAACGAGCCATGGATTTTTTTATCGCcataaaaacgttttttggGAACGTCATCCACCTGACACGTCACACAAAGCCACGCCAAAATTTCCTACAATGAGGACAACTGCAAGGCAGACGAAATCGGAAAGCAGCCGGAAGTCTAAGTGACCCTTCAGGTATTCTTATCGACAGGTACTTGTCAATTATATTTAAGTCATTGATTGTTAAGCAAATGATTTCTTATTAAAAATATGTCAATTTTATGTATGAAACTCATTCGAGAAAATCACAAAGTTTTCCagaattctttattttctcgcATGCAACTCTGTTAGTTATGATTAACGTTTAAACGTATTACGTTATTCCGTAAAGAAATTGGTAGATTCTTAACGATTACAAAAGATTTTCGTTAAAACTTCCATTGGCAAGTGACACCGAAATTCTTTCATTACAAGCAAGATATTTTGCATAACAATTAAAATctttaaaattcaattcaacCATTTGTTCGTGATTTTAACTAAGaataatttcttttgtgtcttGTCTCTAATTGTCCAGGTCAACTCTTCACCATATCACGTGAACCTTAGCATGGCAATTTTAATAGGAGGACGATCTTCCGGGCTATAATCTTTGCGTAAATAAAACTtctattcaaaacaaataccagttaaaactgattttttcttttatggatTTGCGCAGagattaagaaaaacaatttttgtcgCTTGAATTTTTCACACAGCATAAAGCAGCCGCAAACTTCATTCATTGCATTCAGTTCCAATTGCTGGGTGAAAAATTCGTACTTGGACACCCCAACCGCATTCGCGGCGGGACAGTGTCACCTTCCCAGACAAAACACTGCTTGGAAAGCGGAAAGAACCTACCTCACAGAATAAAAACCAgaacgctaaaaaaaaaaattttacgtgTGGGACGAACAAACTAGAAATAACCAGTTTACACCAGAAATCGGGAAGGAAGCCTCAACGACAGGATAAGtaatgcattaaaaaaaattattattatttacttgtttGCTACATTTTGGTTTTTGCCCGACAAACCTGCGTGGGACCGAGGCAATCTATTGTCCCAGCGATTCATTTAACGATGGGACGTAGCACGATTAAAGCTAAATACCAGTCAACATCATTTGATATCGGATTAAGAGGTTTAACAAGCTGTGATTTATTAACTATTTCAACTTTAAAGTCACGCCAGCTGTTCGTATAAATTATGAGTGCGGTTACATCGTCTCGTAAATAACAACGCCCGCCGAATGAAAAAGGGAGGCGTATTTCATATGCTCGCACATACTGATTATCATAGATTTTTGGGTTCgcatttttgattttccatTTCGCTTTGTTAATGGAAACCGATTTCCTGACTATGCAGTATCCAAAAAATGGGGGGTCATTGAGCACAAAATGATTGTTGGAGTCGATTTGCTTAgcagttattattttttttcctgttgaaccttctttttcatttctcaaAATAATGAcgctttatttttcctttttttttcaaatttacttTTCGTTTCACGCTTGATGCCGCCCGCATCCGCCCAGCTGCTGCTGTTTTACTTCAACTACGTTCTATGTTTGAGATTCGGTTGTGTTATGGTGTATTAAAGCGTTTTCCACGACATCACTCTGATGTGTCGGACGGAGAAAAATGCAGTGAGAAACTTAAGGAGGACTCTATCGAACATAAAGGTATGTAATGTTTATCTTCCTTTTTGATGTCACGTCGCGATTACCAACGCCTTCCGCACCGTGCGGGAGATTGGACTCGCTGACACTGCTTAAGAGGGGTGATAGGCTGTAACTGATGCGTAGTTATGGTCTGTTGGTATTCGAGGAGTTAGGAACATCTCTCGATAATCATTCGATGTGTTTTAGCCaatattcaattattttattatttttcctctttatgTTTTAACGAATCTTCGCCTTGTCTATTGCACGGATGTCTGGTTTTTATAGCCGATCGCGGACTTGGCCTCCCCCCGTCGGTGAAACAAACATCCacgtgtgaaaaaaaaattggaatttaaCAGTGCAAAAATGATGACAAAGTCCAGTAATTTCGCACGCGAACGTTTGACAACACCTTTTGGCGTGGCTAAATTCTTTTGCCGAACAGTGACAGTCGCATCGAACATGACTCGCACCActtaaaaattgaaagttcCCATCGGGTACACGACATTGGCTTCTTCACTAAAGCTACAACACATTTGCGGAAAAAGGATtgtttcaaattgtttttattcagTTCGTTTACTATTTCTCACGCTTCTATTATTCTATAGCTTTTGCGTCGTCTGGAAATTCCTTCTTTTGGGGTAAACGTCTGGACATTAGACTCGCGGATATTTTGTCAATACCATTGCGCGCGTTAACTGTTGTCGTCACCATCACGCTGTTTGTGTCGAATTTCGTTCCATTTGTATAGTCAGCAGCCTTGCCAATTCGTGGTGGTCttcctctttttgttttgttatccCACGATTTGCGTTATCCTACAGCCTTGACTCTGCACTTAATATCAGTTTGAAAGCTTATAAACGTGAAAGGAGACGACACCTAAGCGAAAGCAGATATTTCTCTATTGGGAAAGGGCCGTCGTGATGGGAGGacgttcatttttctttattcattcGCCGCCGACGATGCTTTGCGTTCATAGGACATCCGAGGAATCTACGTTTGAACGGATGAGGTTTTAGAGAACGTGCGAGAGCGGCATTTAATCCACGCCTTATTCTTTGTTCCCCCCTCTCACCGTAATCCTGCTGCGTGACACTATAACCACTAGCTTACCTTTTCGGCTAGAGGAGGAGGAcgaacagaaagaagaagggggggggggggggggagaggaatgataaaaataaataccgaaaatgaagaagagggTCCGTAGCCCAAGTCAAACGGTCCAAACACAAAGCACTAGATATAACGCGCTTTTGGCCTACGTGGCTTTCAAACGCACACCAGAGCGCTACCGAGTGACTTGCAATAAAATCGTCCCATCTTCTGCCCTCTTTTCGCAGACTACCACCTGCAATTCGACGTGAGCCTAGTCGCAAGTTGAGCGCTGAGAAAATTAAGGAATCAACCACACCTTCTTAAATAACGGTAATTACAGAGTACACCATTATGTGATTCAATTGTGATAACAAAATGTATTTGATTTGCCCATGTTTAGCACTAGTTGGAATAATTCATATTGTTAACAACACCTTTTAATTCGATTCATGGTGAAAAGAGCCGGATATTGATTCctcgaaaaatgttttgttatttctgATCGTCCTCGCAATTTTTAAGCGTTTTGGTCTCCAATTGTTTTAGGAttatttctaaatttaaaagtaaatgccaattttaaattttacggGGCGTTTCCCCTTTTGATTGCTCTTGGAGGAAACAATCTGGCGACCGTAGTACGAAAAGCGCTATGCTCCACGTGTAAAAGATACGCTGGTAGACTTTCGGATAACAATATGTAGATCGTTGACTTTATCACAAGAGCAGCAATGCGATGGATGATGCACGTGTAAGATCAAATTCGCTagcattttttcaattgccaTCTGGTACTAGTtgcgccattttcttttttttaattcctttgtttctgttacactgtatgtgtgtgttccCACACAACAATAAAAAGCGTCCCTCTCGAAGAAGAAGACCCACCAAATCCCGCAGCTATTGtcgtagaaaaagaaagtgagaatgggcaacaacaaaaaaaaaacgaggaaagAAATGCCTGGAGGAAGATCCGTGTTTGTTCATTCGTGTCTGTTTAAAATACTACAAGTTATAGCCTAAGATAAAGTAATTTCTAAGGGCCCGATTCAAATTTTAATctgtaatttttatttgatttttttttttgtagatcaaTTTATATCGTGAGCTGGGTGAAACGAAATGATTGTTTGAAGATGGTGCTTCCTTCTAAATCTATGAGAAAAATCATGATCAATGCAATCTTTTTCTGTCTTGGCTTGTGGACCCGATTTGGCAGCAGCCAAGCCAATCCTAGCATCACCTCCTTCAATTTCAATGCAAGCAGAACCGAACCTTTGAACTCGATCACTTTTGAAGAGGCCTCTAAATTAGCGATCAAATCCTGTGCTAACATTGACAGCATATTTCACTTGATCGATCCGAAATGGCCGGACCAGCGGAGAAACACCGGCCGCAAACTGATCGTTCCACAAGTCTACAGCCAATCTAATTATCTCATCTCTTCCGGCAAGTAGCAAATTGCAGAATCCTAGACATGCCAATCGAACAACATATAACTAATCACCTCTATtgtcattttcgttttcatttgtcTTTCTCTAAACAGAGCTATCTACCATCGATCCGATGGTGCCGTTAACCATTGGCTTCTTAAGCTCTTATCTAAGCAGTAAGATGACGCTTGGTGCCATTCCGTTAGCCGTTGAAGCAGTCAACAAGGATCCTAATCTGCTGCCTGGACGTAAACTTAAATTCGTTGCCGCCGACATTGGCAATCCAGGTCTGGAATAATGACATAATATTTCAAATAATTCAACGACGTCCAAGGCAATGTTTTGCATTCCTGTACATAGTAGGGAATGATGGATTAACGGCATTGGCCATTCGACGGATGACTGAGATGAGAGACAATAATTTAACCATCGCTTTCATTGGACCTGATGGACATCACTGCGCAGACGAAGCTCTGGTAGCAGCAGCTTGGAACCTGCCCATCATCACgcatgtgtgtatatatacgCATAAAAAacactttcttcttttctatttgaatttGATCGTTTGCGTATACGACTTAAAATATGTTAGCCAAGTGTAACTGATTGTAGATTCAGACCAGCAAAAAGGTTCTATTCTTATCGACGTTTTAAATTTGAATCTTTACAGAAATGTTCGGAAAAGAGGGTATCGGACATGCCGCAGACATACTTCACATTCTCCCGTACAATTCCGCCCGCATCCAAAATATCGAAACCAGTAATAGCTTTGTTGCAGAATTTTGGCTGGAACAGGATTCTTATCATCGTCGGGAAGAAGAACGAATGGATCCAGATAAAAGACGCCGTCCAGGTATTTGTTCTTTGATATATGAATGCCGCGCAGTAGAAAATAGTTTCATTGGCTGTTATCAGGTCTCCGCTCGGGACAAAAGGATTGAAGTTATCGACGTAATTTACCTAGACGACCATTCGCCGACCCAAATGGACGCCATAAAAACAATTGCTGAAAGTACTTTTCTACGTACGAGGAGTAAGTTTCCCTACTAACGATTTCTCTATAGCAGGTCTATAAAGAgatattgtattttttttttgcagtttatCTTTTTATCGGCCAGGACATTGCCCTCATTCATTTCGTCAAAGCCCTCCACGGGCTAGGAGTACTGGCAACTGGTGATTACATGATCATTTCAATCGATGATTCCGCGTTCGATCCTGAAACAAATGCCCAAAACACCAATCGCAGTAAGGCATTCATCGTAGCCAGTTTTATGACACAACGATAAAAAGGGATTTATTCTTTGTGTTCTAAAGATCGTCTCAATTCGTACTTGACATCCGTCAAAACACAAGATGAAATTCAGGCTTTTCGTTCGGTCTTGAAAGTAACATCATCCCATCCACGCAATCCTAATGCCAGGCAAGTCCATCATGAATTGCAATGTTTCAACGAAACTTAACATTAGGCTTTGATTATCACAGGAAAATGTTAgccaaaatgaaagaatattCTTCTCGGCCACCTTTTTGCGTGCCTAATCGTCCAACGATTTTCGACGATATCGAAGTACCGATTGACGCTTATCACGCCTACGACGCCGTCCTGCTCTACGCCCAGGCCTTGACGGAATCTCTGGGCGATGGCTACGACCCTCGTAACGGGACTAACATCGTGGAACGCATCCGTAGCCGTGTGTACCATTCGGTCCTTGGATATGACGTTAGTATGAACGTACTTTTCCAACTGCAATCCGATTTCACATCcccgattttcttttgtttcggtaatttttttttaggtgttCATCGATTCCAACGGTGATGCAGAAGGTAATTACACGGTTTTTTCCATGCTCCCTTTTCAAAGGAAACGGTTCGCTGGACCGACATCGTACGATGTCTCAAATTACGTTATGCAACCTGTTGGGTATTTCCAGTACAACACTGGCAGCAGTTCTCCTAAAGATTTCCCGGTGAGTTTCGTATTTTTTCACATTCATTTTAGTTtattgggattttttttttttgttgttctcatACAAGCTCATTCATAAAACGCAACCGCAAGTTTCTTAATAGTTTGTGTTTATGGCCGTCGGCGACTAGGTCTTTCTATATTTTAACTCGAGCCGTCCAATCGATTGGATTGGATTTGGTCCACCCGTTCCGGAATCGCCTTGCGGTTTCACCAGGGAAATGTGCGTTCGACTTGCAACGCCAGACTGGAGAAGCGTTGTTTGTACAGTTTCcggtgttgtttttattgtaacAATTGGCTTGGCCTCTAggtgagatttttttttttctttattccacGTATGTTTCCAGGTTTTTCTTCACTATTGTTTCTTgccgtttttcatttcttttgggGTTACATTTTTAACAGACATTACTGTTATGCGCACAAATTGGCCTGCCTACTCTGGAAGGTGGACACTCGCGAAATCATCATTACTGCGTCCCCAGCCGATATCACTGACATGCCGGACCATTATGTCGCTAGGAGCCTGACTGGCCATCATCACGGGCGGAATACCAATAATAGCCCTGGTGAAGATAAGGGATCGCCGGGCAAAGATGATTCCTCCACCATTGACCAGGGCATGAAACGTTTCTACACTAGAACAGGTAGCTACAAAGGCAATGTTGTGGCCATCAAGACCATCCACGCGAAAAGCTTGAGTTTCACGAACAACATCCGGAAGGAATTGAAACAAATGAGCGCACTTCGTCATGAGAACGTCGCCTCATTTATGGGTGTATCCGTTGAAAATGGAAGCATCTCAATCCTGACAGCTTACTGTGCTCGGGGAAGTTTGGAGGACATTCTCAAGTACCTCGATTTCAAGCTGGATACATTTTTCATCGCCTCCCTCGTCACTGATTTAATTAAGGTATTATTTTTTGGAACGATACCTGCgtcaaaacataaaatgtaACAACTCCTTCCCATTGCACAGGGAATGATATTCCTTCACGAAAGCGAAATTGTATCACATGGCAACCTGAAATCTTCCAACTGTTTAGTCGACTCGCGTTGGGTTTTGCAAATCACCGATTTTGGTCTACATGAAATCAAAGGTAAAGAAACTGAATGTTGCTAAAAGCATTGTAATAAATCTAATTGATTTCCAATTTTAAGCTACCAGTAACGAAGCTCAAAAGAAAGCTAAATGCGCTAAACGGCTATTGTGGAAAGCGCCGGAATTGTTTCGTAACCCGAATCCTCCTCCACGGGGCACTCAGAAAGGCGATGTTTATTCCTTCGGCATCATTCTTTATGAAATCTTTGGTCGTAAAGGACCTTGGGGTGACCTGTTGGATACCATGTCACCtacaggtaaataaaaaaacgatcaAACATAAGTGTAACATAGAAGAAATGGTGTCAAATGCTGATGGAATTGTTTGAACTCGACAGATATCGTCGAAAGACTTACCCATCCAGAACGGTTCTCTTACAAATTTTTCCGTCCGCCCGTTTCCTTGTTGAATTGCAAGGAGTACATCATTCGCTGTATGCAGGACTGTTGGCACGAAACGCCAGAAATGCGCCCCAATTTCAAATCCATCCGTAGCCGCCTGAAGGAAATGGAAGCTGGATTGTAAACATAGAAACGAAACTAACACGAAAATTAACGATTAATCACAACATttcaatgcttttttttccaggaagCCCAACATTTTCGATAACATTATGATCATGATGGAAAAGTACACCTACAATTTGGAAGGTCTAGTCCAGGAACGGACGGATCAGCTGgtggaagagaagaagaaaacggaagCTCTTTTACACAGAGTCTTACCAAAGTAACGCCTAGTACTCGATTCTATTTTTACTCAGAATTAATAAAACTTGGGTTCTTGTTTACGAATTGAGTAGGTCGGTGGTCG
The window above is part of the Daphnia carinata strain CSIRO-1 chromosome 7, CSIRO_AGI_Dcar_HiC_V3, whole genome shotgun sequence genome. Proteins encoded here:
- the LOC130695592 gene encoding guanylate cyclase 32E-like isoform X4; protein product: MVPLTIGFLSSYLSSKMTLGAIPLAVEAVNKDPNLLPGRKLKFVAADIGNPGNDGLTALAIRRMTEMRDNNLTIAFIGPDGHHCADEALVAAAWNLPIITHKCSEKRVSDMPQTYFTFSRTIPPASKISKPVIALLQNFGWNRILIIVGKKNEWIQIKDAVQVSARDKRIEVIDVIYLDDHSPTQMDAIKTIAESTFLRTRIYLFIGQDIALIHFVKALHGLGVLATGDYMIISIDDSAFDPETNAQNTNRNRLNSYLTSVKTQDEIQAFRSVLKVTSSHPRNPNARKMLAKMKEYSSRPPFCVPNRPTIFDDIEVPIDAYHAYDAVLLYAQALTESLGDGYDPRNGTNIVERIRSRVYHSVLGYDVFIDSNGDAEGNYTVFSMLPFQRKRFAGPTSYDVSNYVMQPVGYFQYNTGSSSPKDFPVFLYFNSSRPIDWIGFGPPVPESPCGFTREMCVRLATPDWRSVVCTVSGVVFIVTIGLASRHYCYAHKLACLLWKVDTREIIITASPADITDMPDHYVARSLTGHHHGRNTNNSPGEDKGSPGKDDSSTIDQGMKRFYTRTGSYKGNVVAIKTIHAKSLSFTNNIRKELKQMSALRHENVASFMGVSVENGSISILTAYCARGSLEDILKYLDFKLDTFFIASLVTDLIKGMIFLHESEIVSHGNLKSSNCLVDSRWVLQITDFGLHEIKATSNEAQKKAKCAKRLLWKAPELFRNPNPPPRGTQKGDVYSFGIILYEIFGRKGPWGDLLDTMSPTDIVERLTHPERFSYKFFRPPVSLLNCKEYIIRCMQDCWHETPEMRPNFKSIRSRLKEMEAGLKPNIFDNIMIMMEKYTYNLEGLVQERTDQLVEEKKKTEALLHRVLPKSVVESLKRGEPVKAESFDSVTIYFSDIVGFTSLSAVSTPLQVVGLLNELYTLFDSILENYDAYKVETIGDAYMVASGLPIRNRDYHAAEIASLALHLLSEIRNFRIRHRPGETLKLRIGIHSGPCVAGVVGLKMPRYCLFGDTVNTASRMESTGQALRIHISAATKELLDRLGGFVIEERGLTSIRGKGEMMTYWLAGEESWRAGRRRPSTLKREIAATAQPTDADQQIGLQCPTMLGDVPCVSKIDHSDSSIINIRQKINNDVHISVDSGTNNSFSNLWLG